In Ahaetulla prasina isolate Xishuangbanna chromosome 10, ASM2864084v1, whole genome shotgun sequence, the genomic window AACTGTGATCTAACCTTTAACTTTACAGTTTGTGCTTCCAATGAATGGTCAGGTTAACTTCATTCTTCCTGCAGGCCCAGAAGAGTGTTACCATTGTTCTTCAGCACATTTCAGCCTAACTCTAGTTTAATCTCAGCTTGTATAGCATGCAGACTGAGAAAACTGGGTTAATTGAGGAAACAGGGGTTCCATATTCTCCATATTGATTCTCTTTGAATCAACTTCTTACCCTAGCTTCACTAgggagaaattattatttttttcttcctgtctaTTAAACTatagatccaggtctatagagcctgcgtcctgagcacactcttgtactgcagtgagtcttggaccctttatgcacggcaggagagaaagttgaacacctttcatatacACAGTCTCCGATGTATTTTTGGCATTACCTGGcaagacaaagttccaaatagcgcagtcttggaatgtgctggaatttctaacatgtatacactactgaaacagcgacatctatactggcttgggcatgttgtgagaatggctgatgggcggattccgaaagatctcctgtatggagaattagtgcagggaaagagcCTaacagggagaccacagctgcgatataaggatatctgcaagagggacctaaaggccctgggaatggacattaacaactgggaaaccttgagctCCGATCGTTCAACTTGGAGGCTACatacgcagcatggccttctccaattcgaagagacacttgttcggcaggctgaggcaaagaggcagtcccggaaccagcaaaatctgggggctgggcagggacagaatgtatctgccctcagtgtggaagggattgccactctcgaattggccttttcagtcacactagatgctgttttaggatctctttccagagcacgataccatagttttTTGAGACTGAGGATgtcaatagaataggataggataggataggataggataggataggataggataggatagaatagaattaaatgaTGAACATTGACTTACTTCCACCATTTCATTGCCTACAATTTGTTGCTCGTGGGTGAATTTGTCTGACTTGGCTATTAATTTTCCATCTGTGAGAGTTACTGTGCACTGTAAAACAATGAAACCATTACTGAACATAGATCAAACGGCAAGAAACATGTAGATGGCTAACAACATCCAAGCCACCAGATAATGTTAGAAAAAGATCAaagtttgggggggaaaaagaaaatagtGCTGTAGTTACAATCTTGAGTTAATAAAATGCAGAGATATTTTGCCATAGATTGCAGTAGCAAAGGTTTCCTGcagtcgtcccaaaggtgcttttatcaaaaggcaactgaactttcttgaatTTGTTccattgaaaatgttttgcttcacattcaagaagtttcttcagttccaacttggatgagaaacaaaatgttttcaaaggaaaaaagcaagaaagtccaggtatcttttggaaaaagcacctttgaaccaaccatgacctggatgattgagaatctccatacacgTTTTCTATAGTCTGTCCAGATACTATAGAATTATAGAAAAACCTAAGTTGGGCGGTTCCAGGTTTGGAGTCTAAATAGCTAGCTTTAAGATTTTCAAGTCAAgaagatcattcattcattcattgaactTTTCATATTTTTGAACCCCATCTCTCTCAGAGAAGGACTCTGGGAAGTGTAACTAAAATGTCAAATAGTTGAGTGTGACTCACCTTGACTTTTTTCCCATCCATGGCGGTCATTTCTGCTTCTTTTCCCAACGTGAATGTGTTCGTAACAGATTTGTTGGGGGTTTTCGAGGTGATCACAAAAGTATTCCCAGTCTGATGGATTTCAGTTATGGGCATGATGTCTTTGGCGATTTTAATGATATCATCTGATAGGGCTGAGGAAGATGGGAGAGAAGATGATAGAACCCAAAATTCCCCACACCAGccaagtccacacttcttaaagttgccaaggttgagaaacactatctAGCTACAGGTAAGGACAATTCCTTCCTCCTCGAGTTTGAGTAACGGCTCTGTAGGACTATCCTAAATAACTGTCTTGCTCCTCATTGTAGATTGCTTAGCTTTCCAGTTGTCCTCTTATTCAGAGGACTCTATGCTCAAGACGGAATCAGGTCTCCAGTAAAAACCTCAGATTCTGCTTTAGAGATTCTGttcgttttggaaaaaaaaaatgcctatagCTTACCAATTGCTTTCAGGAAGTCTTCATACTTCTCTTGGGTGTAGACTTGCCAGGTACCATTAAACGCCATGTCGGCAACGCCACTGTGTGCTTCCTATTGGGAAAGGCCAGTGGGGCATCTCCTGGCAATGGCTGCCTTTATACAGGAGGGAATCCTTTACCCTGCCCAAATCCGAGCTGTGCGCTCTCGAGCCATCAATCATTAATCTTCCATTTGTACTTTGTGAGAATAACCTCTCGTTCATCATGCCAGAAAAAGCCTTGGCTGACTccaataaagaatattatttgctaaattccaTGGCCAAGACCAGGGAATCATCcgtaagggaaaaaaaaccctcttttattTCCACTTGtaaattttatatttgaaaaCCACATCagtctatttttatttctgattgAAGCTTACTCCTAGTTCTCTTCCTGCAAAAGCAGCTCTTTGGCTTGTTTATCttgtgaattaattaattaatggttcGTCACATTGGCTAAATCCTGTCGAATCACATTTATAAGGATTTGTTAATATCAAGAGTTGATCTAATTCGGAGTATAAAGCATGTCAACTGGTGGAATCTGGATAAGATGTCAAGATCAGGTTGAATTAAATGGACCATCAGGACTATgaggaagaaattttatttttatttatttatttatttgtcaaacacaacagtatatataagtataagcatgaaataaccatacgaattggatacaatcaaaggaaacattaggacaggaacggtaggcatgctggtgctcttatgcacgccccttacagacctcttaggaatggggtgaggtcaacagtagatagtctttggggaCTAAGTGTCTGACAGGGTTCATTCATAATGCTGAGCTTTCCAGTAAGCTAAATGTAAGCATTCATAATGCTTAAGTTTGGCTTATTGGATAAACCCCAGTTGACAGAGTTCATGAAACATTCAGATGAACCCAAGAACAAATTAAACAATAATGCGGTTAGATGGGGTCTTCTGATTAAGCATGCATGAACTCATCCATGGTAGTTTCTAAAGTATATCACAATGTTTGAACACCGCAATTGTGGTTATAAAAGAAACCATGGCCATATCAACATAGTGTAGACGAAGTGTGAACTTATTGACTAAAGGAAAAAAGGGTTACTACCAAACAATATTTCCTGGGTGGGATTATTTCACTCACACTTTTCTTAAAGCAGTTGTCAAAGTACAGTTTTCCTATAGCCACATAACATACTTACACTGAACTCTTACTTACATAATGCTAGGCTTGGTTGGTTTTAACCTTAgctcattttttttctgcctaaGAACCTAACCTACCTGGTTAACGCCAAGCATTGTGCAAAGTGGAACACGGATTAGTGTGAAGCCTGTTGTATAAACAGCATACAAAAAGTCATATTGACATCTCACTGCCTTCATTCCAGCTGTctgacctttattttattttattttttattttatttattttgtcaaacacaacggtatatatacgtataagcatgaaataaccatacaaaatggatacaatcaaggagaacatttggacaggaacggtaggcacgctggtgctcttatgcaccctaaccctaaccctaaccctggctTGAAAGTCAGCCTCCTCCCCAATTTAGAACAggtgtatccaaccttggcaactttaagacttacggaTTTTAATTTGCCAgcgtggctggagaattctgagactccacaagccttaaaattgccacggttggacacccctgctttaggataaCTGGCTCCATCAAAGAGAACCACTAGTTGTCTACTCAAGGACATGAATTCCCAACCCCCGTGAAACCATGGCCCCtgtggtcctcagaaaaacctctccatggaaccagtctttGGTCTAGGACACAAAGCTTTATCTTCCAACAGAAGGACAAATCGGACAGAAGATCTCCATCCATCCTAGGAGTCATCATCTAGCAGGCCCAAGGAGCATTAAACCCTTGTTTAGTTGCACCTTTGTGGGAACTATACCAAAGTGGTACAGTATTTTTCCGGTACTTGAAGAGTATTTGAAGAGAACACCAAGGGCTGTATTGAATTTCACTggtgtaaaatggggaaaataagTCACAGAGGATAGCAGTGCAACAGTTTCATTTTGTTGCCATGAATGCAACATGGACATCTTCGAACCTGGGTTTAATTCACAGGACTGTTTCATTCCTTCAATGCAGCTGTCAAGTCTGCAATTATTGGTATATTTGTGCAAGGTAGAAGGAGAAAAAGGCACAGAAAACCTggcagcaggggtgggctgctgggagttcgcaggggttcgagagaacctctagctaagattctgtgcagtttggagaatccacaaatcccactcctggctggccctgccccgcccaccccgcccctcccaggagtccccacatggccctttttggatgcaggtaggtgcagggtgtgtgcggaggctcgtggagggcaaaagaaaaggGGCCTACCAGAagctcgggaaggccagaaatgggccagtttccagcctccagagggcctctggagccttgagagaccattttcaccctcacggaggctcaagaaaagccttcggagcccggggagggcaaaaatgccccccccaactgtggtgcaggaggccgactaggccacacccaccatggctacgcccacccagcaactgggcagagaaccccttgctaaaatttttgaagcccacccctgcctagcAGTGGATACTTAAGCATTCTGGCTTAGAGACAAACCATAATGATGACTCATCAGCTAGACACAAATGTTGGGTAACTTTATCAGGATCAATACACAGCAACCTTATCTGACAGGACATTACTCAATTTGTACCTGGTCATAGCTGAGCCTCTTCAACCAACTTTCTAGATGTCCATGATCCTACTGTAAAACCAGCCAACGTTCTTCtgaatttccatttcttttccgTGAGAA contains:
- the LOC131204351 gene encoding fatty acid-binding protein, liver, giving the protein MAFNGTWQVYTQEKYEDFLKAIALSDDIIKIAKDIMPITEIHQTGNTFVITSKTPNKSVTNTFTLGKEAEMTAMDGKKVKCTVTLTDGKLIAKSDKFTHEQQIVGNEMVETISCGSATFTRRSKKI